The genomic region TTTTTTCCTCCGTACTATACGATACGTGAGGTATGATATATACGTTACTCCGGCAAACGTGCCAATACTTGGCCTCTAGCCGTATTTTCTCCTTCTTTGAGAAGCCTTATTAACCCCTGGGGAGATTTAGTCTCTGATGCAGGGCGAATATACGATTTCGGGCATTATGATATATGGGGAGGAGTTCGAGGTAAGGGAGGGATACGTCGTCGTGGAGGGCTCGAGGATAAAGGAGGTCGGATTCGAGCGATGTGACTCCCCCATTGAGGGCCTGATATGCCCTGCCTTCGTCAATGCCCACACTCACGTGGGCGACTCTATAGCCAAGGACCTCCCATTTTTGCCTCTCTTAGAGCTTGTGGCCCCGCCGGATGGGCTGAAGCACCGTATCCTGAACGCCGCCTCGAGGAGTGCCATCGCGGATGGAATGCGCTCGGCGCTCGACGCGATGCGAAGGACTGGCGCCTGCCACTTCATAGACTTCAGGGAAGGCGGAGTACAGGGGTCGTCACTGCTAAAAGGCCTCGCCGGCGGAAAGGCAACCGTGCTCGGCAGGCTGGCGCCTGAAGACTCCGTCGAAGAACTGCTAAGCGTGGCCGACGGCGTCGGCATAAGCAGCGCGAGAGACCTTCCGGCGGAAGCCCTGCATGCCATCGTAGAAAAGGCGAAAAAAAGCCGCAAAATAATCGGTATCCACGCGGGCGAGTTAAATAGAAACGATATAGATAACGCGATAGAAATCATGCCTGACTTTCTAGTGCACATGACCCAGGCCACCGCATCCGACATGAGAAGAGTCGCTGACCATGGCATACCGGTGGTGGTCTGTCCCAGGTCTAACGCCGTAACTGGCGTAGGGCTTCCCCCTGTAAAACAGATGAGAGAGGCGGGGATAACGCTGGCGCTGGGCACCGATAACGTCATGATGAACTCGCCCGACATGTTCAGGGAGATGGAGTGGGCAGACAAGCTCTTCCTTCATGACGACGCCTACGCCCTAAGAATGGCCACGCTTAACGCGGCAAGGCTTGCCCGCCTTAATAAGGGCGCGCTCAAGCCAGGCATGGACGCAGACCTCCTGGTATTTAACCTGGACTCCGATACTTTTAAGTCCTCGCAGAATCTCTTAAGCACCATAGTCAGGCGCGCAGGGCCCGACGACATCAGCTATTTTATAGAAGAGGGGAAAGCATGGCGGAACTGTTCAAGAAAATATTGATAGCGACGGACGGCTCGAAGCGGACGCAGGAAGCCGTCGAGATGGGGCTAAAGCTGGCAAGGGAGCACGGCTCAAAAGTGTATGCCGTATACGTAGTGGACACCGTGACGTTCACATCCATACCCATGGACGTTACGTGGGAGAACATGTACCAGCTCTTGAAGGACGAGGGGGAGGATGCCGTCAAGGCAGTAAAGGACGCGGCGCCCGACGTGGACGTGGAGACCCACGTTCTCGAGGGCAACCCGGCGGTCGAGATAACGAGGTTCGCCGGGGAAAAGGGCGTCGATCTTATAGTAATGGGCACGCTGGGGAAGAGCGGCATCGACAGGCTACTTCTTGGCAGCACGGCCGAGAAGGTCATCAGGATAGCAAATTGCCCCGTACTAGTGATAAAGAGCAGCAAAAAATAGCCGGTAAAATATAAATATTATGAAGGAGCCTTCGAGGGATGTTATGAAGCAATCATTGACCGTTGACGATATCATGATCAAAAACGTCAAGAGCATCGAGATACCTGGGTCCCGTGACGATGTGCTCGAACTCATGCAGAAGGAGCACATCTCCGCCGTGCCGGTCGTGAAGGAGGGCACCTTGATGGGGATAATCACGAGGATAGACCTCCTGAAGCATCCAACCGAGGAGCAGATAGCGATGCTTATGACGAGGGACCCGGTGACGATCACCCCGGA from Methanocella conradii HZ254 harbors:
- a CDS encoding universal stress protein, producing MAELFKKILIATDGSKRTQEAVEMGLKLAREHGSKVYAVYVVDTVTFTSIPMDVTWENMYQLLKDEGEDAVKAVKDAAPDVDVETHVLEGNPAVEITRFAGEKGVDLIVMGTLGKSGIDRLLLGSTAEKVIRIANCPVLVIKSSKK
- a CDS encoding amidohydrolase family protein produces the protein MQGEYTISGIMIYGEEFEVREGYVVVEGSRIKEVGFERCDSPIEGLICPAFVNAHTHVGDSIAKDLPFLPLLELVAPPDGLKHRILNAASRSAIADGMRSALDAMRRTGACHFIDFREGGVQGSSLLKGLAGGKATVLGRLAPEDSVEELLSVADGVGISSARDLPAEALHAIVEKAKKSRKIIGIHAGELNRNDIDNAIEIMPDFLVHMTQATASDMRRVADHGIPVVVCPRSNAVTGVGLPPVKQMREAGITLALGTDNVMMNSPDMFREMEWADKLFLHDDAYALRMATLNAARLARLNKGALKPGMDADLLVFNLDSDTFKSSQNLLSTIVRRAGPDDISYFIEEGKAWRNCSRKY